Proteins encoded within one genomic window of Bradyrhizobium sp. CB1717:
- a CDS encoding putative FMN-dependent luciferase-like monooxygenase encodes MKRFANLKRLGFFTRLLDEAPPADRYRFAAEQIVRAERAGLDSAWIAQHHFHEREGGLPSPFTFLGYVAAQTSRIRLGTGIVTLPLESAVRVAEDAAVLDLLCNGRFELGVGTGGNPSAFTAFGLDGAQRNEIFARNLDIVRKALTGKPLDGGDTLYPQRPQLDKRIWQATFSVAGGARAGKAGDGLLLSRTQPRSKDAPNATLAEIQNPIIDAYLEALPPGCEPRIMASRSVFVADDHREALRLADVGLRRALPQFMKGGHLPPGETLEEMITAFDTHVGAADEVIASLRTDATLERVTDLVFQVHSVDAPHPYVLRSIELVADKVAPALGWTRTAAKDVALAG; translated from the coding sequence ATGAAACGCTTTGCAAATCTGAAACGCCTGGGCTTCTTCACGCGGCTGCTCGACGAGGCGCCGCCGGCGGACCGCTACCGCTTCGCGGCCGAGCAGATCGTGCGCGCCGAGAGGGCCGGGCTCGATTCCGCGTGGATCGCGCAGCATCATTTTCACGAGCGCGAAGGCGGCCTGCCGTCGCCCTTCACCTTCCTCGGCTATGTCGCAGCGCAGACCTCGCGCATCCGTCTCGGCACCGGCATCGTGACGCTGCCGCTGGAGAGTGCAGTGAGGGTGGCGGAGGACGCCGCGGTGCTCGATCTCCTCTGCAACGGCCGCTTCGAGCTCGGCGTCGGCACCGGCGGCAACCCGTCCGCCTTTACCGCCTTCGGCCTCGACGGCGCCCAGCGCAACGAGATCTTTGCACGCAATCTGGACATCGTCCGCAAGGCACTGACCGGCAAGCCGCTCGACGGCGGCGACACGCTCTATCCGCAGCGGCCGCAACTGGACAAGCGCATCTGGCAGGCGACATTCTCCGTCGCCGGCGGCGCCCGCGCCGGCAAGGCCGGCGATGGCCTCCTGCTGTCGCGCACCCAGCCGCGATCCAAGGACGCGCCGAACGCGACGCTCGCCGAGATCCAGAACCCGATCATCGACGCCTATCTCGAAGCGCTGCCGCCCGGCTGCGAGCCGCGCATCATGGCCTCGCGTAGCGTCTTCGTCGCCGACGACCATCGCGAGGCGCTGCGGCTTGCCGATGTCGGACTGCGCCGCGCGCTGCCGCAATTCATGAAGGGCGGTCACCTTCCGCCGGGTGAGACGCTGGAGGAGATGATCACCGCGTTCGACACCCATGTCGGCGCCGCCGACGAGGTGATCGCCTCGCTCCGCACCGATGCCACGCTGGAGCGGGTGACCGATCTGGTCTTCCAGGTGCATTCGGTCGATGCGCCGCACCCCTATGTCCTGCGCTCGATCGAGCTCGTCGCCGACAAGGTCGCGCCGGCGCTGGGCTGGACCCGGACGGCGGCCAAAGACGTTGCTCTCGCAGGCTAG
- a CDS encoding GntR family transcriptional regulator, translating into MSQAFRLKQSIEDAVIAGEFLPGDRLDEASLAERFGVSRTPIREALLQLGAEGFIDVRPRRGAIVSVPSPTRLFEMFETMAEIESACGRLAARRLTPDNDAAMETAHRACEIAAREGDSEQYYADNRNFHEAIYRASRNSFLADQAFALHKRLSAYRRIQLRARNRLLQSLQEHAGILEAIRAGDEQLAATRLHDHVLVQGERFSDMVLGLAGDRRSDAAGSRSGTK; encoded by the coding sequence ATGAGCCAGGCCTTCAGACTGAAGCAGTCGATCGAAGACGCTGTGATTGCGGGGGAATTCCTGCCGGGCGACCGCCTGGACGAGGCCTCGCTCGCGGAGCGATTCGGGGTGTCGCGCACCCCCATTCGGGAGGCGCTGCTCCAGCTCGGCGCCGAAGGTTTCATCGATGTCCGCCCGCGCCGGGGCGCGATCGTCAGCGTTCCGTCACCGACCCGGCTGTTCGAGATGTTCGAGACCATGGCCGAGATCGAAAGCGCGTGCGGGCGGCTGGCCGCGCGTCGGCTGACGCCGGACAATGACGCGGCGATGGAGACGGCTCACCGCGCCTGCGAGATCGCCGCGCGCGAAGGCGACAGCGAGCAGTACTATGCCGACAACCGCAATTTTCACGAAGCGATCTATCGCGCCAGCCGCAACAGCTTTCTCGCCGATCAGGCCTTCGCCCTGCACAAGCGCTTAAGCGCCTATCGCCGCATCCAGCTTCGGGCGCGTAATCGTCTGCTGCAATCGCTCCAGGAGCACGCCGGGATTCTCGAAGCGATCCGTGCCGGTGACGAGCAACTCGCCGCGACGCGACTTCACGACCACGTGCTGGTGCAGGGCGAGCGCTTCTCGGACATGGTGCTAGGCCTTGCCGGCGATCGGCGGTCGGATGCCGCCGGCAGCAGGAGCGGGACGAAATGA
- a CDS encoding TetR family transcriptional regulator, giving the protein MARYDKGHRDATRRHILDVASAQFRESGIAAVGLAGIMSAAGLTNGAFYTHFESKEDLVRTVLLDALEWREQRHKDNLANGIALETTIRDYLSPRHRDRVATGCPTAALVSEIARHPKATREAFTAKMSDIIALMAEQLPQGSADDRRRGAIAIYATMVGALQLSRAVNDRQLSEEILESAVEAAIKLGGGG; this is encoded by the coding sequence ATGGCGCGCTACGACAAGGGGCACAGGGACGCGACACGGCGGCACATTCTCGACGTCGCATCGGCACAGTTCCGCGAGAGCGGCATCGCCGCTGTCGGGCTTGCCGGCATCATGTCGGCGGCGGGCCTCACCAATGGCGCCTTCTACACGCACTTTGAATCCAAGGAGGATCTGGTGCGCACGGTGCTGCTGGATGCGCTGGAATGGCGCGAGCAGCGGCACAAAGACAATCTCGCGAACGGGATTGCGCTCGAGACCACGATCCGCGACTACCTCTCGCCGAGACATCGCGACCGCGTGGCGACCGGCTGCCCAACCGCGGCGCTCGTATCCGAGATCGCGCGGCACCCGAAGGCGACGCGCGAGGCCTTCACCGCGAAGATGTCCGACATCATCGCGCTGATGGCCGAGCAGCTCCCGCAAGGTTCAGCGGACGATCGGCGCCGCGGGGCGATCGCGATCTACGCCACGATGGTCGGCGCACTACAATTGTCGCGCGCGGTCAACGACCGGCAATTGTCGGAAGAAATTCTGGAGAGCGCGGTCGAGGCCGCCATCAAGCTCGGCGGCGGAGGGTGA
- a CDS encoding malonyl-CoA decarboxylase produces MLNDIRSGRIAAPEFLQGLIDTLTQRGRAVLGMKAERDGSEDRDLELLGEALLSRRGEASGVAIAQSLLAAFERAAEPQRLKFLSSLADRFGPDRRAIELAIAAYQRKEGGDGARLEALHAAAEPRRQELIRRLNLAPGGTASLVRMREVLLSLLRGHPELQAVDDDFVHLFSSWFNRGFLVLRPIDWTTSANILEKIIRYEAVHAIQDWDDLRNRLEPPDRRCYAFFHPQLVDEPLIFVEVALTKEIPGAIGPLLDKSRQAIAAREATTAVFYSISNTQKGLAGVSFGNFLIKQVVQDLARELPNLKTFVTLSPVPGFAGWARRELKTEASAAIDEDTRRAMAALDDGGDIAQAKEPITALAAYYFLKAKLPSGKPADPVARFHLGNGARLERLNFLGDSSAKGMKQSYGLMVNYLYALEHIEANHEAFAEHGTVVASDKVKKALRAKLSSRDLVPSPHTNSQRKISS; encoded by the coding sequence ATGCTGAACGACATCCGATCCGGACGCATCGCCGCGCCCGAGTTCCTGCAAGGGCTGATCGACACGTTGACGCAACGCGGCCGCGCGGTCCTGGGCATGAAGGCGGAACGGGACGGGAGCGAGGATCGCGACCTCGAGCTTCTCGGCGAGGCACTGCTGTCGCGGCGCGGCGAGGCCTCCGGCGTTGCGATCGCGCAATCGCTGCTTGCGGCCTTCGAGCGGGCGGCCGAGCCGCAGCGGCTCAAATTCCTCTCCTCCCTCGCCGACCGGTTCGGGCCGGACCGTCGCGCGATCGAGCTCGCGATCGCCGCCTACCAGCGCAAGGAGGGTGGCGACGGCGCCAGGCTCGAGGCACTCCATGCCGCCGCGGAGCCGCGCCGGCAGGAGCTGATCCGGCGCCTCAACCTCGCTCCCGGCGGAACGGCCTCGCTGGTGCGGATGCGCGAGGTGCTGCTCTCGCTGCTGCGCGGGCATCCCGAGCTCCAGGCCGTCGACGACGATTTCGTCCACCTGTTCTCGTCCTGGTTCAACCGGGGTTTTCTGGTGCTGCGGCCGATCGACTGGACCACCTCGGCGAACATCCTGGAGAAGATCATCAGGTATGAGGCCGTCCACGCGATCCAGGACTGGGACGATTTGCGCAACCGGCTCGAGCCGCCGGACCGCCGCTGCTACGCGTTCTTTCATCCGCAGCTGGTCGACGAGCCGCTGATCTTCGTCGAGGTCGCGCTCACGAAGGAGATTCCCGGCGCGATCGGACCGCTGCTGGACAAGTCGCGCCAGGCGATCGCCGCGCGCGAGGCGACGACCGCCGTGTTCTACTCGATCTCGAACACGCAAAAGGGCCTTGCCGGCGTCTCCTTCGGCAATTTCCTGATCAAGCAGGTGGTGCAGGATCTCGCCCGCGAGCTGCCGAACCTGAAGACCTTCGTCACCCTGTCGCCGGTGCCCGGCTTTGCCGGCTGGGCGAGGCGCGAGCTCAAGACCGAGGCCTCCGCCGCGATCGACGAGGATACAAGGCGGGCGATGGCTGCGCTCGACGACGGCGGCGACATTGCGCAGGCGAAAGAGCCGATCACCGCGCTCGCCGCCTATTACTTCCTGAAGGCGAAGCTGCCGTCGGGCAAGCCAGCCGATCCGGTCGCCCGCTTCCATCTCGGCAACGGCGCGCGCCTGGAACGGCTGAATTTCCTCGGCGACAGCTCGGCCAAGGGCATGAAGCAGTCGTACGGGCTGATGGTGAACTATCTCTACGCGCTCGAGCACATCGAGGCGAACCATGAAGCGTTTGCCGAACACGGCACCGTCGTGGCGTCCG
- a CDS encoding CMD domain protein has protein sequence MAPKDIIDTLAGIEPGSTLDAIRARRLQARENAQKSYLSLFEPIDAGDFSLTERAAVAAFVTGLHGESPVAAFYREKLAANADGTALVEAIKSEIARGRTSGPYGAFPAGPLSDENKTGLIYRVSAERKPQLGTRLVAALEHAHLLVFRPRDAASADMKALLAAGWSTTGIVTFSQLVAFLSFQVRVVSGLRTLAAASA, from the coding sequence ATGGCACCAAAGGATATCATCGACACGCTCGCCGGGATCGAGCCCGGCTCCACCCTGGACGCCATCCGCGCGCGTCGCCTGCAGGCGCGCGAGAACGCGCAAAAGAGCTATCTCTCGCTGTTCGAGCCGATCGACGCCGGCGATTTTTCGCTTACCGAACGCGCCGCGGTCGCGGCCTTCGTGACCGGGCTCCATGGCGAGTCGCCTGTGGCGGCCTTCTATCGTGAGAAGCTCGCCGCGAACGCAGACGGAACGGCGCTGGTCGAGGCGATCAAGTCCGAGATCGCGCGCGGCAGGACCTCGGGTCCCTATGGCGCCTTTCCGGCCGGCCCGCTGTCGGACGAGAACAAGACTGGCTTGATCTATCGCGTCAGCGCGGAACGCAAACCGCAGCTTGGCACCCGGCTGGTTGCGGCGCTCGAGCATGCGCATCTGCTGGTCTTCCGCCCGCGCGATGCCGCATCCGCCGACATGAAGGCGCTGCTGGCTGCTGGCTGGTCGACCACCGGCATCGTCACGTTCTCCCAGCTCGTTGCGTTCCTGTCGTTTCAGGTCCGCGTCGTCAGCGGCTTGCGCACGCTCGCAGCGGCAAGCGCTTAG
- a CDS encoding alkylhydroperoxidase domain protein, translating into MSTINPPVVFTQDELGWVSWIDPLPEAELTERHFAGLVDRARAKSEYFRLLVRDPEVLEARTKTDKDIFYNVADGLPRAERELAAAATSRYNGCIYCASVHARFASTYSKRRDDVQRLLDEGVGADLGERWNAVVKASVALAETPIAFGPDNIAELRSAGLDDAEIVDVINGASFFNWANRLMLSLGEPSK; encoded by the coding sequence ATGAGCACCATCAATCCGCCCGTCGTGTTCACCCAGGACGAGCTCGGCTGGGTCTCGTGGATCGACCCGCTGCCCGAGGCCGAGCTGACCGAGCGGCACTTCGCCGGCCTCGTCGATCGTGCCCGCGCCAAGTCGGAATACTTTCGTCTTCTGGTGCGCGATCCTGAGGTTCTGGAGGCCCGTACCAAGACCGACAAGGACATCTTCTATAACGTTGCCGACGGCCTGCCGCGTGCCGAGCGCGAGCTCGCAGCCGCCGCGACCTCGCGCTACAACGGCTGCATCTATTGCGCCTCCGTGCATGCGCGTTTCGCCAGCACCTATTCCAAGCGCCGCGACGACGTGCAGCGGCTGCTCGACGAAGGCGTCGGGGCCGATCTCGGCGAGCGCTGGAATGCCGTGGTCAAGGCCTCCGTGGCTCTGGCCGAGACGCCGATCGCCTTCGGTCCCGACAATATCGCGGAGCTGCGCAGTGCCGGTCTCGACGATGCCGAGATTGTCGACGTCATCAACGGCGCCTCGTTCTTCAACTGGGCGAACCGGCTGATGCTGTCGCTCGGCGAGCCCTCGAAATAG
- a CDS encoding TRAP transporter small permease translates to MGRIARAMALLNKAIVVLCSIALIVASTILSYSVAARYFFNAATYWQDEAAVFLLVGATFLSTAFVQGGRGHIGIEALTGYLSKRGNAIRMLLVDTASLLFCCFFAWKSWTLFHEAWVDGQVSGSTWAPPLWIPYSMMSLGMTLMTLQIALQLAASLDGWRSK, encoded by the coding sequence ATGGGACGGATCGCTCGCGCGATGGCCCTGCTCAACAAGGCGATCGTCGTGCTCTGCTCGATCGCGCTTATCGTCGCGAGCACGATCCTGAGCTACAGCGTGGCCGCGCGCTACTTCTTCAACGCGGCAACCTATTGGCAGGACGAGGCTGCGGTGTTCCTGCTGGTCGGCGCCACGTTCCTCTCCACCGCCTTCGTGCAGGGCGGACGCGGCCATATCGGCATCGAGGCCCTCACCGGCTATCTGTCGAAACGCGGCAATGCGATCCGCATGCTCTTGGTCGACACCGCGAGCCTGCTGTTCTGCTGCTTCTTCGCCTGGAAATCCTGGACGCTGTTCCACGAAGCCTGGGTCGACGGCCAGGTGTCCGGCTCGACCTGGGCCCCGCCGCTGTGGATCCCCTACAGCATGATGTCGCTGGGCATGACGCTGATGACGCTGCAGATCGCGCTTCAGCTCGCCGCGAGCCTCGATGGATGGAGGAGCAAATGA
- a CDS encoding TRAP transporter large permease yields MSTLAVGLMYGGATLAVMASGMPIALALGAVAVVFMYYFMPAASLDTVTQNVYEEMASITLLAIPLFILKGAAIGKSKAGQDLYSALHVWMGRIPGGLGIANVFACALFAAMAGSSPATCSAIGSAGIPEMRKRGYSGGFAAGVIAAGGTLGILLPPSITMILYAVAAEQSLGRLFLAGIGPGLLLVLLFATYAVLRFKAEYAAAQRAYAADPAQHPILSNERFTMAMRFGALPRVLPFVVLLSGVMIALYGGYATPSETAGLGGILALALIASIYGVWRPRDLGPILESTLKESTMLMLIIGMSLLYSYVMSYLHISQAAAQAIVAMQLSRWVLLGAILVLVVVLGFFLPPVSIILMTAPIILPPLKDAGFDLIWFGVVMTIVMEMGLIHPPVGLNIFVIRNIAPDIPLRDVIWGTLPFVLLMAFAVVLLCLVPSISTFLPNLVMGPPSR; encoded by the coding sequence ATGAGCACGCTTGCCGTCGGACTGATGTATGGTGGTGCGACCCTCGCCGTCATGGCCTCGGGCATGCCGATCGCGCTGGCGCTCGGCGCGGTCGCCGTCGTCTTCATGTACTACTTCATGCCCGCCGCATCGCTCGATACGGTGACGCAGAACGTCTACGAGGAGATGGCCTCGATCACGTTGCTGGCGATCCCGCTCTTCATCCTGAAGGGCGCGGCGATCGGCAAGTCGAAGGCGGGACAGGATCTCTATAGCGCGCTGCATGTCTGGATGGGCCGCATTCCCGGCGGCCTCGGCATCGCCAACGTCTTCGCCTGCGCGCTGTTCGCCGCGATGGCGGGATCGTCTCCGGCGACCTGCTCGGCGATCGGCTCTGCCGGCATTCCCGAGATGCGCAAGCGCGGCTATTCCGGCGGCTTTGCCGCGGGCGTGATCGCCGCCGGCGGCACGCTGGGCATCCTGCTGCCGCCCTCGATCACCATGATCCTGTACGCGGTCGCCGCCGAGCAGTCGCTCGGACGTCTCTTCCTCGCCGGCATTGGGCCGGGCCTTCTCCTGGTGCTGCTGTTTGCGACCTATGCGGTGCTGAGGTTCAAGGCCGAATACGCGGCGGCGCAGCGCGCCTATGCGGCCGATCCGGCGCAGCATCCGATCCTGTCGAACGAGCGCTTCACCATGGCGATGCGGTTCGGCGCGCTGCCGCGCGTGCTGCCCTTCGTCGTGCTGCTCAGCGGCGTGATGATCGCGCTCTATGGCGGCTATGCCACGCCGTCAGAAACCGCCGGCCTCGGCGGCATCCTGGCGCTGGCCCTGATCGCCTCGATCTACGGCGTGTGGCGCCCGCGGGATCTCGGTCCGATCCTGGAATCGACGCTGAAGGAATCGACCATGCTGATGCTGATCATCGGCATGTCGCTGCTCTACTCCTATGTCATGAGCTATCTCCACATCAGCCAGGCCGCCGCACAGGCGATCGTCGCGATGCAGCTGTCGCGGTGGGTGCTGCTGGGCGCGATACTGGTGCTGGTGGTCGTGCTCGGCTTCTTCCTGCCGCCGGTCTCGATCATCCTCATGACAGCGCCGATCATCCTGCCGCCGCTCAAGGACGCCGGCTTCGACCTGATCTGGTTCGGCGTGGTGATGACGATCGTGATGGAGATGGGCCTCATCCATCCGCCTGTCGGCCTCAACATCTTCGTCATCAGGAACATCGCACCCGACATCCCGTTGCGGGACGTGATCTGGGGAACGCTGCCTTTCGTCCTGCTGATGGCGTTCGCGGTCGTCCTGCTGTGCCTGGTGCCGTCGATCTCGACCTTTCTGCCCAACCTCGTGATGGGTCCGCCATCGCGATAA
- a CDS encoding MetQ/NlpA family ABC transporter substrate-binding protein translates to METKMSFRLPLILSAVLAAWSAAAAAETIKIGVTPGPHAQILEAVKPIAAKQGLDIQLLEFSDYVVPNAALDAGEIQANSFQNQPYLDNQKADRGYKIESVGLTVNFPIGVYSKKHKAFADIPEGGKVSIPNDPTNGGRVLLLLRDKGAIKLKDGTGFKPTVLDITENPKKLKFIEVDAAQAPRALDDVDAAAINTNYATQAGLDPVKDPILREDPKGPYVNLIAVRTADKDKPWVKILVDSYHTPEVKEFVLTKFKGAVLPSW, encoded by the coding sequence ATGGAGACCAAGATGTCGTTTCGCCTCCCCCTGATCCTCTCGGCCGTGCTCGCCGCATGGTCCGCCGCAGCCGCGGCCGAGACCATCAAGATCGGCGTGACGCCGGGGCCGCATGCGCAGATCCTCGAAGCCGTGAAGCCGATCGCCGCCAAGCAGGGCCTCGACATCCAGCTGCTCGAGTTCTCCGATTACGTGGTGCCGAACGCCGCGCTCGATGCCGGCGAGATCCAGGCCAATTCGTTCCAGAACCAGCCCTATCTCGACAACCAGAAGGCCGACCGCGGCTACAAGATCGAGTCCGTCGGCCTCACCGTGAACTTCCCGATCGGCGTCTATTCGAAGAAGCACAAGGCCTTCGCCGACATCCCCGAGGGCGGCAAGGTGTCGATCCCGAACGATCCGACAAATGGCGGACGCGTGCTGCTGCTGCTGCGCGACAAGGGCGCGATCAAGCTGAAGGACGGCACGGGCTTCAAGCCGACGGTGCTCGACATCACCGAGAATCCCAAGAAGCTGAAGTTCATCGAGGTCGATGCGGCGCAGGCTCCGCGCGCACTCGACGACGTCGACGCAGCCGCGATCAACACCAATTATGCAACCCAGGCGGGCCTCGATCCGGTCAAGGACCCGATCCTGCGCGAGGACCCGAAGGGGCCCTATGTCAACCTGATCGCCGTGCGCACCGCCGACAAGGACAAGCCCTGGGTCAAGATCCTCGTGGACAGCTATCACACGCCCGAGGTCAAGGAGTTCGTCCTGACCAAGTTCAAGGGCGCGGTGCTGCCGAGCTGGTAG
- the dctP gene encoding TRAP transporter substrate-binding protein DctP produces MRISRRQALALGIAAPALLRFGEARAATTLKISHQFPGGTATEGDFRDRLCRRFAAQIQERSKGAMTAEIYPGSSLMKTNAQVSAMRKGALDMSLIPISYAGGDLPELNIGLMPGLVTGYDEGLGWKNKPIGQEFSKFLAAKGLVIITWIWQAGGVASRARPLVEVGDAKGMKVRGGSREMDLVLQAAGASVLSLPSNELYAAMQTGACDAALTSSTSLTSFRLEELAKHLTTGRAKSYWFMLEPLVMSKAVFDRLSSEERDIIVSVGAELEAFGRAAAVEDDVRVTKVYQAAGATVHDLDDKTVQAWRELARDTAWKDYAGKNENCARLIKLAMEAGS; encoded by the coding sequence ATGAGGATTTCGAGACGCCAAGCCCTGGCTTTGGGGATCGCGGCCCCGGCCTTGCTCCGGTTCGGAGAGGCGCGCGCGGCCACGACGCTGAAGATCTCGCACCAGTTTCCAGGAGGCACCGCGACCGAGGGCGACTTCCGCGACCGGCTCTGCCGGCGCTTTGCGGCGCAGATTCAGGAGCGCAGCAAGGGCGCGATGACCGCCGAGATCTATCCGGGCTCGTCCTTGATGAAGACCAACGCGCAGGTCTCGGCGATGCGCAAAGGCGCGCTCGACATGAGCCTCATCCCGATCTCCTACGCCGGCGGCGATCTTCCCGAACTGAACATCGGCCTGATGCCGGGCCTCGTCACCGGTTACGACGAAGGCCTCGGCTGGAAGAACAAGCCGATCGGCCAGGAGTTCAGCAAATTCCTCGCCGCCAAAGGCCTCGTCATTATCACCTGGATCTGGCAGGCCGGCGGCGTCGCCAGCCGTGCGCGTCCGCTGGTCGAGGTCGGCGATGCCAAGGGCATGAAGGTCCGCGGCGGCTCGCGCGAGATGGATCTCGTGCTGCAGGCGGCCGGCGCCTCTGTGCTGTCGCTGCCCTCCAACGAACTCTATGCGGCGATGCAGACCGGGGCGTGCGATGCCGCCCTCACCTCGTCCACCAGCCTGACCTCGTTCCGCCTCGAAGAGCTCGCCAAGCATCTGACGACCGGCCGAGCCAAGAGCTACTGGTTCATGCTCGAGCCGCTCGTGATGTCGAAGGCAGTGTTCGACCGGCTTTCCAGCGAGGAGCGCGACATCATCGTCTCGGTCGGCGCCGAGCTCGAAGCGTTCGGCCGCGCGGCGGCGGTGGAGGACGACGTCCGCGTGACCAAGGTCTACCAGGCCGCCGGCGCGACCGTGCACGATCTCGACGACAAGACGGTTCAGGCGTGGCGCGAGCTTGCGCGCGACACGGCCTGGAAGGACTACGCGGGCAAGAACGAGAACTGCGCCCGTCTGATCAAGCTTGCCATGGAGGCCGGCTCATGA
- a CDS encoding MATE family efflux transporter — translation MSVEDAAAPPLSAAQFVARPAAPLRQAAQAAPSAAEQRRAALLTAPILSTLLKLAAPTVTVLVAQTAVNIAEAYYVGFLGTDALAGAALVFPIFMLMTMMSNGGFGSGVASSVARAVGAGRRDDAEAALFHAVVLAIIAGGVFTSGVIFGGPHLYRALGGTDGALAAATTYSNYLFAGAIPVWIVNLQAAALRGSGNVRVPALVTLVGAIVTIPVSPALIFGFGPIPRLGIGGAGVAFGLYYGAAMLFLLRYMASGATGLRLHIVPLRARIFGDMLKVGIPTAFNAVLTNLTVILVTGAVGLFGTSALAGYGIASRLDYIMIPLLFGISTATLTMVGVNMGAGQLARARRIGWISGAVGMAMTGTIGLLVAIVPTAWLHLFSHDAEVVSEGMTYLRIVAPAYAALGFGFVTSFAVQGTGRAMGPLASSVARILIAAGGGWIAVAGFGAGMAGLAAMVTVSLVTYAAICTLIMLSPSTWRSE, via the coding sequence ATGTCCGTCGAGGATGCCGCCGCGCCGCCCTTGTCCGCTGCACAATTCGTGGCCCGCCCGGCGGCCCCGCTTCGCCAGGCGGCGCAGGCCGCCCCGAGCGCGGCCGAGCAGAGGCGCGCTGCACTGCTGACGGCGCCGATCCTCTCCACGCTCCTCAAGCTCGCCGCGCCGACCGTGACCGTCCTGGTGGCGCAGACCGCGGTTAACATCGCAGAGGCCTATTATGTCGGCTTCCTCGGCACCGACGCCCTGGCGGGCGCGGCGCTGGTGTTCCCGATCTTCATGCTGATGACCATGATGTCCAATGGCGGGTTCGGTTCCGGCGTTGCATCTTCTGTCGCCCGCGCGGTCGGCGCAGGCCGCCGCGACGATGCGGAGGCGGCGCTGTTTCATGCCGTGGTGCTCGCGATCATCGCGGGCGGCGTGTTCACGTCGGGCGTGATCTTCGGAGGCCCGCATCTCTATCGCGCCCTCGGCGGCACGGACGGTGCGCTCGCTGCCGCCACCACCTATTCCAACTATCTTTTCGCCGGCGCCATCCCGGTGTGGATCGTCAACCTCCAGGCGGCCGCGCTGCGCGGCTCCGGCAATGTCAGGGTGCCTGCGCTGGTGACGCTGGTCGGCGCGATCGTGACCATTCCGGTCTCGCCGGCCCTGATCTTCGGCTTCGGGCCGATCCCGCGACTGGGCATCGGCGGCGCCGGCGTCGCCTTCGGTCTTTACTATGGTGCGGCCATGCTGTTCCTGCTGCGCTACATGGCGTCGGGGGCGACCGGCCTGCGGCTGCACATCGTGCCATTGCGCGCAAGAATCTTCGGCGACATGCTGAAGGTCGGCATTCCCACTGCGTTCAACGCCGTGCTGACCAATCTCACTGTCATCCTCGTCACCGGCGCGGTCGGCCTGTTCGGCACCTCTGCGCTCGCCGGCTACGGCATCGCCTCGCGGCTCGACTACATCATGATCCCGCTGCTGTTCGGCATCAGCACGGCGACGCTGACCATGGTCGGCGTCAACATGGGGGCCGGGCAGTTGGCGCGGGCGCGGAGAATCGGCTGGATCAGCGGCGCCGTCGGTATGGCCATGACGGGCACGATCGGCCTGCTGGTCGCGATCGTCCCGACCGCCTGGCTCCACCTCTTCAGCCACGACGCGGAGGTGGTGAGCGAGGGCATGACGTACCTGCGCATCGTCGCGCCGGCCTATGCCGCGCTCGGCTTCGGCTTCGTGACGTCCTTCGCTGTCCAGGGCACCGGCCGTGCCATGGGCCCGCTCGCGTCCTCGGTCGCGCGCATCCTGATCGCGGCTGGCGGCGGCTGGATCGCTGTAGCAGGCTTTGGTGCCGGTATGGCGGGACTCGCCGCCATGGTCACGGTCTCGCTGGTCACCTATGCGGCAATTTGCACGCTGATCATGCTGTCGCCGTCGACTTGGCGGTCCGAATAG